From one Colletotrichum destructivum chromosome 3, complete sequence genomic stretch:
- a CDS encoding uncharacterized protein (Putative zn(2)Cys(6) fungal-type DNA-binding domain, transcription factor domain, fungi) — protein sequence MDHMGFQMPHMGGPPPMMNQPPQIFGSYTPDGLPVQHMPPDLAAHMFGDPSTLLDDANEAKRRRIARACDMCRKKKIKCDGKMPACSHCINYKTDCVFTQVEKKRNPPKGAKYIEGLENRLGRMENLLRLSGLLGEDDDGDTDLGTLEKRLAEKQHQSRQASQVASNPTSPSQATSGQNENMSTPHSAITSPEPTKDSHREHKDGDRHRASVSEEKDNEEEVEALSELMCSLVTNQSGETRYIGSSSGFSIFSPKGIQWVNEKTGDNSFQQMISEVSLDDHKWTAWKPEVFSDLFRRPIFRPLPPKAEALSLLKDFFENFNCMFPLFHQPTFMHLVERQYSDDPYEGTGWWASLNCALAFAHRLRVMSNLVPQEEDDKAWGYIKNALGTFAELTMRNTDLLSVQALLGMALFMQGTPNPQPTFLLVSTAIRLSHTIGLHKRGTGFNLNPIEIEQRKRVFWIAYMLDKDMCLRAGRPPAQDDNDMNVELPDADPEDNIGNIPLADGKGKMNLFRVMCEFATIESKVYSRLYSTKATKQSSGELLNTIGELDKELEDWKDSIPIDFRPEHEIKASHTPLILHVVMLHLTYYNCLTTIHRMSVHHGYWTSRLSNYAIQGLNAKPLNPRVFASAALCTAAARASISLLKYMPQGDSPSVWLIIYFPVSALMTLFGNILQNPMDPRAKSDTRLMNLVVNFLSMLGQEAETGGVHRMLGVCSEFERIAKLVIEKAEKEQSSRRKRKSDAAPKSTSSPAASSHTPRPMSVTTPTPHSMHATATPSTTNGQLSPDFNGEANRRRHAFSPMQTTSMREPSPALPSAGWPQEFNIPDQTNFGNFAEMTGFGGPQNPRSPAVNLGAPFQQPLLPQDLFSLPMTLDWDWAEMSGGAYPTVENGNVG from the exons ATGGATCACATGGGCTTCCAGATGCCTCACATGGGGGGACCGCCCCCCATGATGAACCAGCCGCCGCAGATCTTTGGGTCCTATACCCCCGACGGCTTGCCCGTCCAGCACATGCCCCCCGATCTCGCCGCCCACATGTTTGGTGACCCTTCGACCCTGCTTGACGATGCGAACGAggcaaagagaagaagaatTGCGCGG GCTTGTGATATGTGtaggaagaagaagatcaagtGCGACGGCAAGATGCCCGCCTGCAGCCACTGCATAAACTACAAGACGGATTGCGTTTTCACCCAGGttgagaagaagcgcaaTCCACCAAAGGG AGCCAAATACATCGAAGGCCTCGAGAATCGTTTGGGTCGCATGGAGAACCTGCTGAGGCTTTCCG GTCTCCTcggtgaagacgacgatggcgacacGGATCTTGGCACCCTCGAGAAGCGCCTGGCCGAGAAACAACACCAGTCGAGACAGGCCTCTCAAGTTGCGTCTAAcccgacctcgccatcgcaGGCTACATCGGGACAGAACGAGAACATGTCCACGCCGCACAGTGCCATCACGTCGCCCGAGCCGACCAAGGATTCCCACAGGGAGCACAAGGACGGCGACAGGCATCGGGCCTCGGTGTCCGAGGAAAAGgacaacgaggaggaggtcgaggcaCTATCCGAGCTAATGTGCTCTCTGGTCACGAACCAAAGCGGCGAGACCCGCTACATCGGCTCTTCCTCCGGGTTTTCCATCTTTTCACCCAAGGGCATTCAGTGGGTGAACGAAAAGACGGGCGACAACTCGTTTCAGCAGATGATTTCCGAGGTGTCGCTTGACGACCACAAGTGGACCGCCTGGAAGCCCGAGGTTTTCAGCGATCTCTTCCGCCGTCCCATCTTCCGACCCTTGCCTCCCAAGGCTGAGGCATTGTCTTTGCTGAAGGACTTCTTCGAGAACTTCAATTGCATGTTCCCCTTGTTCCACCAGCCGACCTTTATGCATCTGGTCGAACGGCAGTATTCCGACGACCCCTACGAGGGTACCGGCTGGTGGGCCAGTTTGAACTGTGCCTTGGCTTTCGCCCACCGCCTGCGCGTCATGAGCAACCTCGTGCCacaggaggaggacgataAAGCCTGGGGATATATCAAGAATGCTTTGGGAACGTTTGCCGAGTTGACGATGCGCAACACGGACTTGCTGAGTGTCCAGGCCTTGCTCGGGATGGCCCTCTTTATGCAGGGGACCCCGAACCCGCAGCCCACGTTCCTTCTCGTCTCGACGGCCATTCGCCTGTCTCACACGATTGGCCTGCACAAGCGGGGAACGGGCTTCAACCTCAACCCCATCGAGATTGAACAGCGGAAGCGAGTTTTTTGGATCGCGTACATGCTGGACAAGGACATGTGTCTTCGGGCGggcaggccgccggcgcaagacgacaacgacatgAACGTGGAACTACCCGACGCCGATCCAGAAGACAACATCGGAAACATTCCGTTGGCcgacggcaagggcaagatgAACCTGTTCAGGGTCATGTGTGAGTTTGCGACCATCGAAAGCAAGGTATACTCACGGCTCTACTCGACCAAGGCCACCAAGCAGTCGAGCGGAGAGCTGCTAAACACCATCGGAGAGCTGGACAAAGAGCTCGAGGACTGGAAGGACAGTATCCCAATCGACTTCAGACCCGAGCACGAGATCAAGGCGTCGCACACGCCCCTGATTTTGCACGTCGTCATGCTTCATCTGACCTACTACAACTGCCTGACGACAATCCACCGCATGTCGGTACACCACGGCTACTGGACAAGTCGACTGTCCAATTATGCCATCCAGGGGCTCAACGCCAAACCCTTGAATCCGCGTGTCTTCGCCTCTGCGGCTCTTTGTACCGCCGCTGCCAGGGCTTCGATCTCGCTTCTGAAGTACATGCCGCAAGGGGACTCTCCGAGTGTTTG GCTGATTATATACTTCCCGGTATCGGCATTGATGACGCTTTTTGGAAACATTTTACAAAATCCCATGGATCCGAGGGCCAAATCAGACACGAGGTTGATGAACTTGGTCGTCAATTTCCTGTCCATGTTGGGGCAAGAGGCCGAGACTGGCGGTGTACACCGCATGCTCGGTGTCTGCTCCGAGTTTGAGAGGATAGCAAAGCTCGTCATCGAGAAGGCGGAAAAGGAGCAGTCCTCACGCAGGAAACGAAAGAGCGACGCCGCTCCaaagtcgacgtcgagcccAGCCGCATCCAGCCACACGCCTCGACCGATGTCcgtgacgacgccgaccccTCATAGCATGCAcgcgacggcgacacctTCCACCACGAATGGCCAGCTGTCGCCCGACTTTAACGGCGAGGCCAACCGCCGGAGGCATGCCTTCAGCCCCATGCAGACGACTTCGATGCGAGAGCCATCGCCGGCTCTGCCATCCGCTGGCTGGCCGCAAGAGTTCAACATCCCGGACCAGACGAACTTTGGCAACTTTGCAGAGATGACAGGGTTCGGCGGCCCCCAGAACCCGCGGTCGCCAGCGGTAAATCTAGGTGCCCCTTTCCAGCAACCCCTCTTGCCTCAAGACTTGTTCTCACTCCCCATGACGCTGGACTGGGATTGGGCTGAGatgagcggcggcgcctaCCCGACTGTGGAGAACGGCAACGTGGGTTGA
- a CDS encoding Putative bicarbonate transporter — MGTNPEEKSVLPTRHLTPGRRDATRADDNGAAAATGEGWWKVKLFRGMVNDIRRRAPFYISDWVDAWDYRVVPATVYMYFANILPALAFSLDMFTSTGSTYGVNEVLLASVLGAVVFALLACQPLVIVGVTGPITVFNYTVYDIMKPTGVNYLAFMCWIGLWSLVFHWILAITNSCNWLRYVTRFPCDIFGFYVAFIYLQKGIQVLDRLGDAEPFYLSIVASLLVFMVAYACAGIGGSGLFHHHVRVFLKDYGTPLTLIFFTGFVHIGRMQPVHLEVLPTGIAFMPTADRSWLVDFWNISVGDVFLAIPFAILLTILFWFDHNVSSLISQGTEFPLKKPAGFHWDLFLLGLTTGVAGILGLPFPNGLIPQAPFHTESLTVRKSQAEMDDKGEFKGSYVIKASHVVEQRVSNLAQGLLTLGTMTGPLLVVLHLIPHGVLAGLFFVMGVQALEGNGITLKILFLLRDKRLTPPGHPLRQIQRRRAIWEFVAIELVGFGATFAITQTVAAVGFPVFIMLLIPIRASLLPRWFSADELNALDEPTASPFTMEGIGGAYGNADTGNDSDGTRVSGDSDGNGEGRPGPGNSDGVFAPAASPGRSREDVAELGQSQSVESANPTTRRGRHAATAN; from the exons ATGGGCACCAACCCCGAAGAAAAGTCGGTCCTGCCGACGCGCCACCTTACGCCCGGCCGCCGGGACGCCACCCgggccgacgacaacggcgccgctgccgctacCGGCGAAGGCTGGTGGAAGGTGAAGTTGTTCCGTGGCATGGTCAACGAcatccgccgccgggcgCCCTTTTACATCAGCGACTGGGTCGACGCCTGGGACTACCGCGTGGTGCCGGCCACGGTCTACATGTATTTTGCAAA CATCCTGCCAGCCCTGGCCTTCTCCCTCGACATGTTCACGAGCACGGGCTCGACGTACGGCGTCAACGAGGTTCTGCTGGCCTCCGTTCTCGGCGCTGTCGTATTTGCTCTGTTGGCGTGCCAGCCCCTGGTCATTGTCGGCGTCACCGGCCCCATCACCGTCTTCAATTACACCGTGTACGACATTATGAAGCCGACTGGCGTCAATTACCTTGCTTTTATGTGCTGGATCGGGCT ATGGTCCCTGGTGTTCCACTGGATCCTTGCCATCACCAACTCGTGCAACTGGCTACGCTACGTGACGCGCTTTCCCTGCGACATCTTTGGCTTCTATGTCGCCTTCATCTACCTCCAGAAGGGTATCCAGGTGCTTGACAGGctgggcgacgccgagccctTTTACCTCTCCATCGTCGCCTCGCTCCTTGTCTTCATGGTCGCCTACGCCTGCGCCGGGattggcggcagcggtctGTTCCACCACCACGTGCGTGTCTTTCTCAAGGACTACGGCACGCCTCTCACCCTCATTTTCTTCACTGGCTTCGTCCACATCGGAAGGATGCAGCCTGTTCATCTGGaggtgctgccgacgggcATCGCCTTCATGCCGACGGCTGACAGGAGCTGGCTCGTCGACTTTTGGAACATCAGTGTTGGAGACGTCTTCCTGGCCATCCCGTTCGCCATCCTGTTGACCATTCTGTTTTGGTTCGATCACAACG TCTCTTCTCTCATCTCACAGGGGACCGAGTTCCCCCTCAAGAAGCCCGCCGGGTTCCACTGGGACTTATTCCTGCTCGGCCTGACGACGGGCGTCGCCGGAATCCTAGGCCTGCCGTTTCCGAACGGCCTCATCCCCCAGGCGCCGTTCCACACCGAGTCCTTGACGGTTAGAAAGTCGCAGGCCGAAATGGACGACAAGGGCGAGTTCAAGGGCAGCTATGTCATCAAGGCTTcccacgtcgtcgagcaACGCGTCTCGAACCTGGCCCAAGGCCTCCTCACGCTGGGCACGATGACGGGCCCgctgctcgtcgtcctccaccTGATCCCGCACGGCGTGCTGGCGGggctcttcttcgtcatgggTGTCCAGGCGCTCGAGGGCAACGGCATCACGCTCAAAATTCTGTTCCTCCTGCGCGACAAGAGGCTGACGCCGCCAGGGCACCCACTGAGGCAGAtccaacggcggcgcgccaTCTGGGAGttcgtcgccatcgagctCGTCGGGTTCGGCGCAACCTTCGCCATCACCCAGACGGTTGCGGCGGTCGGATTCCCGGTGTTCATCATGCTCCTCATCCCCATTCGTGCCTCACTGCTGCCGCGGTGGTtctcggccgacgagctgAACGCGCTCGACGAGCCCACGGCGTCGCCTTTCACCATGGAAGGCATCGGTGGGGCGTACGGCAACGCGGACACGGGCAACGACTCGGATGGGACGCGGGTGTCTGGAGATAGCGATGGCAATGGCGAGGGCAGGCCGGGACCGGGAAACAGTGACGGTGTCTTTgcaccggcggcctcgccgggcAGGAGCCGAGAAGACGTGGCGGAGCTCGGGCAATCCCAGAGCGTGGAGAGCGCGAACCCCACCACGAGAAGAGGTAGACACGCCGCCACGGCGAACTAA
- a CDS encoding Putative 3-hydroxyacyl-CoA dehydrogenase, 6-phosphogluconate dehydrogenase-like domain superfamily — protein sequence MATAIARARVAVKLPGQLRAFSSTSKVASATGGVKRLGVIGAGQMGLGIALVAAQRAQIPVTLVDANKAALDKGLAFAEKLLAKDVSKSRISQEQADQARSLLSPATSIDQLSDVDFVIEAVPEIPNLKFEIFARLAEVCPKHAILATNTSSISITRIAASTTKDPTDTSASSRVVSTHFMNPVPVQKGVEIISGLQTSQETLDKAVAFCKAMGKITSVSADSPGFLANRILMPYINEAIICLETGIGDKESIDSIMKNGTNVPMGPLQLADFIGLDTCLAIMKVLYEETGDSKYRPSVLLRKMVDAGWLGKKNGKGFYDY from the exons ATGGCGACTGCAATTGCTCGCGCCCGGGTGGCAGTGAAGCTCCCCGGACAGCTTCGCGCCTTCAGCTCTACCTCCAAGGTGGCTTCCGCTACTGGGGGTGTAAAGAGGCTGGGtgtcatcggcgccggccagaTG GGACTCGGCATCGCTCTCGTGGCGGCCCAGAGAGCGCAAATCCCCGTAACGCTGGTCGACGCCAACAAGGCGGCCCTTGACAAGGGTTTGGCATTCGCCG AGAAGCTCCTCGCAAAAGACGTGTCCAAGTCGAGAATTTCTCAGGAACAGGCCGACCAGGCCCGTTCGCTCCTATCGCCGGCCACGTCTATCGATCAGCTGTCGGACGTGGACTTTGTGATTGAGGCCGTGCCCGAGATCCCCAACCTCAAGTTCGAGATATTTGCCAGGCTCGCCGAGGTTTGCCCCAAGCATGCCATCCTGGCTACCAACACATCATCCATCTCTATCACACGGATCGCGGCATCAACGACCAAGGACCCAACAGACACCTCAGCCAGTTCCCGGGTCGTCTCAACGCACTTCATGAACCCGGTCCCCGTCCAGAAGGGCGTGGAGATCATCAGCGGTCTGCAGACCAGCCAGGAGACGCTCGACAAGGCCGTTGCTTTCTGCAAGGCCATGGGAAAGATcacctccgtctcggcggaCTCTCCCGGGTTCCTCGCCAACCGCATCCTCATGCCCTACATcaacgaggccatcatcTGCCTGGAGACCGGCATCGGCGACAAGGAGTCCATCGACTCCATTATGAAGAACGGCACCAACGTGCCGATGGGCCCGCTGCAGCTTGCCGACTTTATCGGCCTGGACACGTGTCTCGCCATCATGAAGGTTCTTTACGAAGAGACTGGCGACTCCAAGTACCGGCCCAGTGTGCTGCTGCGCAAAATGGTCGATGCCGGCTGGCTGGGGAAGAAGAACGGGAAGGGTTTCTACGACTACTGA
- a CDS encoding Putative peptidase M41, AAA+ ATPase domain, ATPase, AAA-type, core, AAA ATPase, AAA+ lid, protein MARFLRQSAQLSRAVRLAQQPAVTRMRFQPSRIARLGQQAPLACYRSRFYSTNGPQPPKNEKDPNEKKPEKEEQQQQQDPAKPQLSKEEQIRKEWPLPEGWVYLTEEELGMMRTMAENGRLPQFQKEFFIKSVEEMKLLGVPNELRELLTSLKERKLKMTITDISKILRISTQVAKRFSDYEATVLMREEQDPNKQKQDGAKDSEQGNEQKDGRNGQENEGGPGGLGGRKWIFGVFGTGDLIVASLVWVVVYPFFESMIFGQEKEITWQELRRSFLDKGLVNKFVVIKNPGRVRVELNREGVQSVYGGNEGINPDVHYYFSIGSVEMFERQLEEAQRELGIPAAERIPVSYASEGGFMPLVYAFGPTLLLVGLLYYTTKQMGGRGGNQMFGFGKSKAKRFNHETAIKVKFSDVAGMDEAKTEIMEFVSFLKTPERFERLGAKIPRGAILAGPPGTGKTLLAKATAGESGVPFFSVSGSEFVEMFVGVGPSRVRDLFATARKNAPCIIFIDEIDAIGRSRQEGNRMGGNDEREATLNQILTEMDGFNTQEQVVVLAGTNRADILDKALMRPGRFDRHIFIDRPTMKGRQDIFKVHLGKVVTKEDMDHLTGRLATLTPGFSGADIANAVNEAALIAARASADSVEMIHFEQAIERVIGGLERKSLVLNPQEKKTVAYHEAGHAICGWFLKNADPLLKVSIIPRGQGALGYAQYLPQGDAYLMTVEQLMDRMAMTLGGRISEELHFPTVTTGASDDFRKVTHMARKMVTQWGMSEKVGPLHFDDDPNTLQKPFAEATAQAIDAEVHRIVEEAYKQCRDLLTEKKAEVGIVAEELLKKEMLTRDDLVRLLGPRPFGDNQEFEKYFGGQGQKSAPPPFPAEEIDNPPEQPPVPPAPAFKSLEDAPRR, encoded by the exons ATGGCGAGGTTTCTACGCCAGTCTGCGCAGCTCTCGCGAGCTGTGAGACTCGCGCAGCAGCCGGCGGTGACCCGAATGCGATTCCAGCCGTCGAGAATAGCACGACTCGGCCAGCAAGCTCCGCTCGCCTGCTACCGATCGCGGTTCTACTCGACCAACGGCCCCCAGCCGCCGAAGAATGAAAAAGACCccaacgagaagaagcccgagaaggaggagcaacagcagcagcaggacccGGCCAAGCCTCAGCTATCCAAGGAGGAGCAAATACGCAAGGAGTGGCCGCTGCCCGAGGGATGGGTGTATCTCACCGAAGAGGAGCTCGGGATGATGCGTACAATGGCTGAGAACGGCAGGCTGCCACAATTCCAGAAGGAATTCTTCATCAAGAGTGTGGAGGAGATGAAGCTGCTCGGAGTTCCCAATGAATTGCGGGAACTCCTAACGTCGCTGAAGGAGCGCAAGCTGAAGATGACCATCACAGACATCTCCAAGATCCTCCGCATTTCGACACAGGTTGCAAAGAGATTCTCCGACTATGAAGCCACGGTATTGATGCGCGAGGAGCAGGACCCCAACAAGCAAAAGCAGGATGGCGCCAAGGACTCCGAGCAGGGGAACGAGCAGAAGGATGGACGCAACGGCCAGGAGAACGAGGGCGGTCccggcgggctcggcggTAGGAAATGGATTTTTGGCGTTTTTGGCACGGGCGACCTGATTGTGGCCTCCCTCGTTTGGGTTGTCGTCTACCCCTTCTTCGAGTCGATGATATTTGgccaggagaaggagataACATGGCAGGAGCTGCGAAGAAGCTTCCTGGACAAGGGCTTGGTCAACAAGTTCGTCGTCATTAAGAATCCCGGCCGCGTCCGCGTGGAGCTGAACCGCGAGGGAGTGCAGTCGGTCtacggcggcaacgagggCATCAACCCCGACGTGCATTACTACTTCTCCATCGGTTCCGTGGAGATGTTCGAGAggcagctcgaggaggctCAGAGAGAGCTCGGCATCCCCGCCGCAGAACGCATCCCGGTCAGCTACGCCAGCGAGGGCGGTTTCATGCCCCTCGTCTACGCTTTTGGTcccaccctcctcctggtCGGTCTTCTGTACTACACAACGAAGCAGATGGGTGGACGCGGAGGCAACCAGATGTTTGGGTTCGGCAAGAGCAAGGCCAAACGTTTCAACCACGAGACGGCCATCAAGGTCAAGTTCAGCGACGTTGCCGGCATGGATGAGGCCAAGACGGAGATTATGGAGTTTGTCAGCTTCCTGAAGACGCCCGAGCGCTTCGAGAGGTTAGGCGCTAAGATCCCGCGCGGTGCCATCCTGGCCGGGCCTCCGGGAACCGGTAAGACGCTGCTCGCCAAAGCTACGGCCGGCGAGTCGGGCGTGCCCTTCTTCAGCGTCAGCGGCTCCGAGTTCGTCGAGATgttcgtcggcgtcggtccTTCCAGAGTACGCGATCTGTTTGCGACGGCGCGGAAGAACGCTCCTTGTATCATCTTCATCGATGAGatcgacgccatcggccgGTCGAGACAGGAGGGCAACCGTATgggcggcaacgacgagCGCGAGGCGACGCTGAACCAGATCCTTACCGAGATGGACGGCTTCAACACGCAGGAGCAGGTGGTGGTGCTCGCGGGTACCAACAGAgccgacatcctcgacaaggcaCTGATGCGTCCCGGCCGTTTCGACAGACACATCTTTATCGACcggccgacgatgaagggCCGTCAGGACATCTTCAAGGTGCACCTGGGCAAAGTCGTCACCAAGGAAGATATGGATCACCTAACGGGCCGCCTGGCCACGCTGACCCCTGGCTTCTCGGGTGCCGACATTGCCAATGCCGTCAACGAGGCAGCACTGATTG CCGCCCGTGCCAGCGCCGACTCGGTGGAGATGATTCACTTTGAGCAGGCCATTGAGCGTGTCATCGGAGGTCTCGAGCGCAAGTCACTCGTGCTCAACCcgcaggagaagaagacggtggcCTACCACGAGGCGGGCCACGCTATCTGCGGTTGGTTCCTTAAGAACGCCGACCCCCTTCTCAAGGTGTCAATCATTCCGCGCGGACAAGGTGCGCTGGGTTACGCGCAGTACCTGCCGCAGGGAGACGCGTACCTGATGACGGTGGAGCAGCTGATGGACCGGATGGCGATGACGCTGGGCGGGCGCATCTCGGAGGAGCTTCACTTCCCGACAGTCACAACGGGTGCCAGCGATGACTTCCGCAAGGTCACGCACATGGCGCGCAAGATGGTGACACAGTGGGGCATGTCGGAGAAGGTGGGCCCCCTGCACTTTGACGACGACCCGAACACGCTCCAGAAGCCGTtcgccgaggcgacggcgcagGCGATTGATGCCGAGGTGCACCGGATCGTGGAGGAGGCGTACAAGCAGTGCAGGGACCTGCTGACGGAAaagaaggccgaggtcggcatcgtggcggaggagctccTGAAGAAGGAGATGCTGACGCGCGACGACCTGGTCCGGCTTCTCGGACCCAGGCCTTTCGGCGACAACCAGGAGTTTGAAAAGTACTTTGGAGGCCAGGGACAGAagagcgcgccgccgccgttcccGGCGGAGGAGATTGACAACCCGCCCGAGCAGCCACCCGTCCCGCCCGCGCCAGCATTCAAgagcctcgaggacgcgCCGAGGAGATGA
- a CDS encoding Putative Homeobox domain-containing protein, translated as MLVTRQFDTTEQSHWSYSKFETSLQKSPATPPRMSNQFEAPLPTPPEWQGQQYSYLSGPENNVFSQAYGAGNETSEASQPRTTAGATAQVDTHTKQQQQNTGLDSRGASDPLGLRQVKQPTPEDEPEDRQPQQQREQRRGSQPSEKTAEAALLESAPLTEMQSQTMSSNSTSLAEQEAEAAAAAQMDNDEANLSKEDDDDVLDDDDMLDDGDGTPQTAAERTAARRKMKRFRLTHQQTRFLMSEFAKQPHPDAAHRERLSREIPGLSPRQVQVWFQNRRAKIKRLTADDRDRMIKMRAVPDDFDNVQALHSPYGAVHGLNTPMSSPMNFGTQSYADHMIRPLMVDVRRAEGGDEHMSSTGLSPGFGGIGFTPPGAMSSPDILSPMTPNSTGDHRYGYGSHLSPMGSGPRTSNPFARQGALENSMSMHRGQPSRPLQPLQLRETMSRSRSDIQSPLRSSMSWKGDAIDYNTYHHGAGGSPQLSGRQQSVYQPEQMSGPSSSGLPYESSSYSSRSHGPLSYRPDADRHADNGSPPGMNYSSFPQGPPSRLRGRASSGTLGLDLRNQYRPVGTVPPPGHGSAPRTASAQFASSSAYTSSFPSAPLTAPVDFSLPRTPGPRPGGVQDYSMPQMSAPIAAPHDFSHAFHASMSSSNSRTPMRDTFGGGGGPMPPHHENQSTNSSEYHQQQQQHHQQRGGDNYGQDFGALKRKRSYSGGAPAGPGPAPGPQAYGSTA; from the exons ATGCTTGTTACCAGGCAATTTGATACCACCGAGCAGAGCCACTGGTCCTACAGCAAGTTTGAGACTTCCCTTCAAAAGTCACCCGCTACACCTCCACGCATGTCGAACCAGTTCGAAGCCCCGTTGCCGACGCCTCCCGAGTGGCAGGGGCAGCAGTACTCATACCTGTCGGGTCCTGAGAACAACGTCTTCTCTCAGGCGTACGGAGCTGGGAATGAGACTTCGGAAGCCTCACAACCTCGCACTACAGCTGGCGCAACTGCACAAGTAGACACCCACAcgaagcaacagcaacaaaaCACCGGCCTGGATAGCCGCGGAGCATCAGACCCTCTCGGCCTTCGCCAGGTGAAGCAGCCCACACCGGAAGACGAGCCTGAGGACAGGCAACCGCAGCAGCAAAGAGAACAGCGACGGGGATCGCAACCCTCAGAGAAGACCGCCGAGGCGGCACTTCTGGAGAGTGCGCCCTTGACAGAGATGCAAAGCCAGACAATGTCCTCCAATTCGACCTCGTTGGCGGAGCAGGAGGCTGAGGCGGCCGCTGCAGCCCAGATGGATAACGACGAGGCGAACCTGAGCaaagaggacgacgacgatgtgctggacgatgatgacatgctcgacgacggcgacggcacaCCTCAGACTGCCGCAGAGCGTACGGCAGCGCGCAGGAAGATGAAGCGATTCCG TCTCACGCACCAGCAAACACGGTTCCTTATGAGCGAGTTCGCTAAGCAGCCGCACCCTGACGCCGCCCACCGAGAGCGTCTGTCTAGGGAGATTCCTGGGTTGAGCCCCCGCCAAGTTCAAGTCTGGTTCCAGAACCG CCGAGCCAAGATCAAGCGTCTCACAGCCGACGACCGGGACCGCATGATCAAGATGCGCGCCGTCCCCGACGACTTTGACAACGTCCAAGCGCTTCACTCTCCCTACGGGGCCGTCCACGGCCTCAACACGCCGATGTCATCGCCCATGAACTTTGGAACGCAGTCGTACGCGGACCACATGATCCGGCCGCTGATGGTCGATGTCCGGAGGGCGGAGGGTGGCGACGAACACATGTCGTCCACTGGACTGAGTCCCGGGTTCGGTGGCATCGGGTTCACACCGCCAGGGGCCATGAGCAGCCCCGACATCTTGTCGCCCATGACGCCCAACTCGACCGGCGATCACCGCTACGGATACGGCAGCCACCTCTCGCCCATGGGCTCCGGCCCCCGGACGTCCAACCCCTTTGCGCGACAGGGCGCCCTCGAGAACTCAATGTCCATGCACCGCGGCCAGCCGAGCCGGCCTCTCCAGCCACTCCAGTTGAGGGAAACCATGTCCCGGTCGAGGTCGGACATCCAGTCCCCCCTCCGCTCCAGCATGTCGTGGAAgggcgacgccatcgacTACAACACTTACCACCACGGAGCCGGCGGGAGCCCTCAGCTCAGCGGGAGGCAACAGTCGGTCTACCAGCCCGAGCAGATGAGTGGCCCGTCGAGTAGCGGCCTGCCCTACGAGTCGAGCTCGTATTCCAGTAGGTCTCACGGTCCCTTGTCATACCGGCCCGACGCTGACCGCCACGCAGATAACGGCTCGCCTCCAGGCATGAACTACTCGAGCTTCCCGCAGGGGCCGCCGAGCCGCCTCCGCGGCCGCGCCTCGTCAGGTaccctcggcctcgacctccgcAATCAGTACCGTCCCGTCGGCACGGTCCCGCCTCCCGGCCACGGGTCCGCCCCGCGcaccgcctcggcccagTTCGCCTCCTCATCCGCCTACACCTCAAGCTTCCCCTCGGCCCCGCTCACGGCGCCTGTCGACTTCTCCCTGCCGCGCACCCCCGGGCCCCgacccggcggcgtccaggaCTATTCTATGCCCCAGATGAGCGcgcccatcgccgccccccACGACTTCTCGCATGCCTTCCACGCCAGCATGAGCTCCTCCAACTCGAGGACGCCCATGCGCGACacctttggcggcggcggcgggccgaTGCCTCCGCATCACGAGAACCAGTCCACCAACAGCAGCGAGTatcaccagcaacagcaacagcatcatcagcaacgaggaggagacaACTACGGACAGGACTTTGGCGCGCTCAAGAGGAAACGGAGCTACTCGGGCGGAGCGCCGGCGGGTCCGGGTCCCGCACCCGGGCCGCAGGCATATGGGAGCACGGCATGA